In Lates calcarifer isolate ASB-BC8 linkage group LG4, TLL_Latcal_v3, whole genome shotgun sequence, a genomic segment contains:
- the gtpbp4 gene encoding nucleolar GTP-binding protein 1, with protein sequence MALYNFKKIMVVPTAKDFIDITLSKTQRKTPTVIHKHYQIHRIRHFYMRKVKFTQQNYHDRLTQILTDFPKLDDIHPFYADLMNVLYDKDHYKLALGQINIAKNLIDNVAKDYVRLMKYGDSLYRCKQLKRAALGRMCTILKRQKSSLEYLEQVRQHLSRLPTIDPNTRTLLLCGYPNVGKSSFINKVTRADVDVQPYAFTTKSLFVGHMDYRYLRWQVVDTPGILDHPLEERNTIEMQAITALAHLRAAVLYVMDISEQCGHTLQEQLELFNSIRPLFANKPLIIVANKCDVKKINELSEENQKIFADLSAQGISVTETSTLTEEGVMQVKTEACDWLLAHRVDTKMKGKKVHDVLNRLHLAMPAKRDDKERPPFIPEGALMRKKAMEVDAPKRKLEKDLEMELGDDYVLDLQKYWDLMNEDERHDKIPEVWEGHNIADYIDPDIMKKLEELENEEELKERAGEYDSDDESEDEEMQEIRVLAKQIREKKQLMVAKSKEKDVHGPRMPRTTTKVERKKLEKEMSDLGLDMNDKDESHYAQQARRSRSVAKKRKREASSAPPTSKTRSQSASRPPRDQSGLRDPKMAKKAKKMMKNSQKGMNRQGKKGESDRHVFDLKPKHLLAGKRKSGTTDRR encoded by the exons ATGGCACTTTATAATTTCAAGAAGATTATGGTGGTTCCCACCGCAAAG gATTTCATCGACATCACTTTATCCAAAACTCAAAGGAAGACGCCGACGGTGATACACAAGCATTACCAGATCCACCGTATCCGACACTTTTACATGCGAAAGGTGAAGTTTACCCAGCAGAACTACCACGACCGCCTCACGCAGATCCTCACCGACTTCCCCAAGCTCGAC GACATCCATCCGTTCTACGCTGATCTGATGAACGTGCTGTACGACAAAGACCATTACAAACTGGCCTTAGGACAGATCAACATCGCCAAGAATCTGATCGATAA CGTTGCCAAAGACTACGTGCGTCTGATGAAATATGGAGATTCTCTGTATCGGTGTAAACAGCTGAAGAGAGCTGCTCTCGGTCGAATGTGCACCATCCTGAAAAGGCAGAAGTCGAGTCTGGAGTATCTGGAGCAAG TGCGTCAGCATCTGTCCCGTTTGCCGACCATCGACCCCAACACCAGGACTCTGCTTCTGTGCGGTTACCCCAACGTCGGCAAGTCCAGTTTCATCAACAAG GTGACCAGAGCAGATGTTGATGTGCAGCCTTACGCTTTCACCACCAAGTCTCTGTTTGTGGGTCACATGGACTACAGATACCTGCGCTGGCAG GTGGTGGACACCCCCGGTATCCTGGACCACCCCCTGGAGGAGAGGAACACCATCGAGATGCAGGCCATCACGGCTCTGGCTCACCTGCGAGCGGCGGTTCTTTACGTCAtggacatttctgagcagtgcGGTCACACCctgcaggagcagctggagctgTTCAACAGCATCCGACCGCTGTTCGCCAACAAG CCGCTCATCATCGTGGCCAACAAATGTGACGTAAAGAAGATCAACGAGCTGTCGGAGGAGAATCAG AAAATCTTTGCAGACCTCTCTGCCCAGGGAATCTCTGTGACGGAGACCAGCACCCTGACCGAGGAGGGAGTCATGCAGGTTAAAACCGAG GCTTGTGACTGGCTCCTCGCCCATCGTGTCGACACCAAGATGAAGGGCAAGAAGGTCCATGATGTTCTCAACCGGCTCCACCTGGCCATGCCCGCCAAGAGAGACGATAAG GAGAGGCCTCCGTTCATCCCAGAGGGAGCCTTGATGCGCAAGAAAGCGATGGAGGTGGACGCACCCAAACGCAAACTG GAGAAAGATCTGGAGATGGAGCTGGGTGACGACTACGTTCTGGATCTGCAGA AATACTGGGACCTGATGAACGAGGACGAGAGGCACGATAAGATCCCTGAGGTCTGGGAGGGACACAACATCGCAGATTACATCGATCCTGACATCATGAAG aaactggaggagctggagaacgaggaggagctgaaggagcgAGCCGGAGAGTACGACTCGGACGACGAGAGCGAGGACGAGGAGATGCAGGAGATCCGCGTCCTGGCCAAACAGATCCGCGAGAAGAAGCAGCTCATGGTCGCCAAGTCGAAGGAGAAGGACGTGCACGGGCCTCGCATGCCCAGGACCACCACCAAG GTTGAAAGGAAGAAGCTAGAGAAGGAGATGAGCGACCTCGGCCTGGACATGAACGACAAGGACGAG AGCCACTACGCCCAGCAGGCCCGACGGTCCCGCAGCGTCGCCAAGAAACGTAAGCGTGAAGCTTCTTCAGCCCCTCCCACCTCCAAAACCCGCAGCCAGAGCGCCTCCCGTCCGCCACGAGACCAGTCCGGTTTGAGAGATCCTAAG atGGCAAAGAAGGCaaagaagatgatgaagaaCTCCCAGAAAGGCATGAACCGCCAGGGCAAGAAGGGAGAGTCCGACAGACACGTGTTTGACCTGAAACCCAAACACCTCCTGGCCGGGAAGAGGAAGTCAGGCACCACCGACCGCAGATAA